In Candidatus Omnitrophota bacterium, a single genomic region encodes these proteins:
- a CDS encoding 50S ribosomal protein L25 has translation MEKIILKAQMRDGLGKAACKHLRREGLIPAVVYKEGKKALSVKVDGNDLWHALHTDAGENAIITMDISGDKAKKKTVIVKETQQDPINDNFLHVDFHEISLKEVLKVNVPVHLKGEAPGVTEEEGILSQVLWEMEVECLPTDIPENIEVHVGELNIGDAIYLKDITPPQGVKILGEPEDVVVTVNPPMAEEELEEEEALAEEGAEEPEVIKKGKKEEEEAEEAEGAEPEEKPSEGEE, from the coding sequence ATGGAAAAGATAATACTTAAAGCGCAGATGAGGGACGGGCTGGGAAAGGCCGCCTGCAAGCATTTAAGGCGTGAAGGCCTGATCCCGGCAGTGGTCTACAAGGAGGGCAAGAAGGCTCTCAGCGTGAAGGTGGACGGTAACGACCTGTGGCATGCTCTGCACACCGATGCCGGCGAAAACGCCATTATTACAATGGATATATCCGGAGATAAAGCCAAGAAGAAGACGGTTATCGTGAAAGAGACCCAGCAGGATCCGATAAACGATAATTTCCTGCATGTGGATTTTCACGAGATATCCCTCAAGGAGGTCCTCAAGGTCAATGTGCCCGTTCACTTAAAGGGCGAAGCGCCGGGGGTTACCGAAGAAGAGGGTATACTCAGCCAGGTGCTCTGGGAAATGGAAGTGGAGTGCCTTCCCACGGACATACCCGAGAACATAGAAGTCCATGTAGGCGAACTCAATATCGGCGATGCGATATACCTGAAGGATATAACGCCTCCTCAGGGAGTTAAGATACTCGGTGAGCCCGAGGATGTCGTTGTGACGGTCAACCCGCCGATGGCCGAAGAGGAACTTGAAGAAGAAGAGGCCCTGGCCGAAGAAGGCGCCGAGGAGCCCGAGGTCATCAAGAAGGGTAAGAAGGAAGAGGAAGAAGCCGAGGAAGCCGAAGGCGCAGAGCCCGAAGAGAAGCCCTCCGAAGGCGAAGAATAG
- the prs gene encoding ribose-phosphate diphosphokinase gives MDKLTIFSGNSNRALAENICETLGVPLGECDVTRFSDGEVRAKIQQNVRGKDVFVIQSTSHPANENLMELLIMIDALKRSSAKRITAVLPYYGYARQDRKDQPRVPITAKLVANLLTRAGSNRVLTIDLHAGQIQGFFDIPLDHLFAVNIFIDYFKRISLEDIAIVSPDVGGIKMARAYAKRFGAGLAIVDKRRISDVKAEAVHLLGDVKGKNVIIVDDMVATAGSLTEAASALKKHGARDIYAAITHPVLCGPAIERLENSQIKELVVTDTIPLDKQKQNEKIVQLSVAPLLGEAIRRIHNEETVSALFE, from the coding sequence ATGGACAAGTTGACCATATTCAGCGGTAACAGTAACAGGGCTCTTGCCGAGAACATATGTGAAACCCTCGGGGTGCCCCTGGGAGAATGCGACGTTACAAGGTTCAGCGACGGCGAGGTGCGCGCCAAGATCCAGCAGAACGTAAGGGGCAAGGACGTTTTCGTGATACAGTCCACATCGCATCCGGCAAACGAGAACCTCATGGAGCTTTTGATCATGATAGACGCCCTGAAAAGGTCCTCGGCGAAAAGGATAACCGCTGTATTGCCCTACTACGGTTACGCCCGGCAGGACAGAAAAGACCAGCCCAGGGTTCCGATAACCGCAAAGCTGGTGGCGAACCTGCTTACCCGGGCCGGGTCCAACAGGGTACTCACGATCGACCTGCACGCGGGACAGATACAGGGATTTTTCGATATCCCGCTGGATCATCTGTTCGCGGTGAACATATTCATAGATTATTTCAAGAGGATCAGCCTGGAGGATATCGCCATTGTATCCCCGGACGTGGGTGGCATAAAGATGGCCAGGGCCTATGCGAAAAGGTTCGGTGCGGGGCTGGCCATAGTCGACAAAAGGCGCATAAGCGACGTCAAGGCCGAGGCCGTGCATCTTTTGGGAGATGTCAAGGGCAAGAACGTGATTATAGTTGATGACATGGTCGCCACGGCCGGCAGCCTCACCGAGGCGGCATCGGCACTGAAAAAACACGGCGCGCGCGATATTTACGCGGCGATAACCCACCCGGTCCTTTGCGGGCCCGCGATCGAGAGGCTGGAGAACTCGCAGATCAAAGAGCTTGTGGTCACCGACACGATACCCCTTGATAAGCAGAAACAGAACGAGAAAATAGTACAGCTTTCGGTCGCGCCCCTATTGGGCGAGGCCATAAGGCGCATACACAATGAAGAGACGGTGAGCGCGCTCTTCGAATAA
- a CDS encoding NTP transferase domain-containing protein yields the protein MEKVTAVILAAGLGTRMKSKVPKVLHRLGNRTILARVIDRLEKAGVKDVVAVVGHGADQVKEEFRGRIRFAEQKELLGSADAVKCALKVAGDGDGDLLVTCGDTPLIESETYRKIFDEKRKRKAACGLLTCRMPEPASYGRIVRGSGGNVIRIVEEKDASDDEKRIDEINVGTYCFSRRKIADHIGTIGMNPKKKEFYLTDIVEILAESGEEVISVSCPAEEAIGINTRKDLAEAYMVANSRKIQELMDSGVTVVDPANTYVDESAEVGPDTVIFPNTVIENDVKIAGDCRIGPFARLRPGTSIREHAEIGNFVELCRTEVGRNTKVKHHTYLGDTVVGENANIGAGTITANYDGKDKYRTIIEDEAFIGVGAVLIAPVTIGKGARVGAGSVVTKNRDVPAGGTVVGVPARPFEPKRKG from the coding sequence ATGGAAAAAGTTACAGCGGTGATCCTTGCTGCGGGTCTGGGGACCAGGATGAAGTCGAAAGTCCCCAAGGTCCTGCACCGACTCGGCAACCGGACGATACTTGCCAGGGTCATCGACCGGCTGGAGAAGGCCGGAGTAAAAGATGTGGTCGCCGTGGTCGGGCACGGCGCGGATCAGGTGAAGGAAGAGTTCCGCGGCCGCATCAGGTTCGCTGAGCAGAAGGAACTGTTGGGAAGCGCTGACGCGGTTAAATGCGCTCTTAAAGTAGCCGGAGACGGGGACGGGGACCTTTTGGTGACCTGTGGGGACACGCCTCTTATAGAGAGCGAGACCTACAGAAAGATCTTTGATGAGAAACGGAAAAGAAAAGCCGCCTGCGGGCTTCTTACCTGCAGGATGCCCGAACCGGCCTCCTACGGCAGGATCGTCAGGGGCAGCGGGGGTAACGTTATCCGGATAGTCGAAGAAAAAGACGCTTCGGATGATGAGAAGAGGATTGACGAGATAAACGTCGGGACCTATTGTTTTTCCAGGCGCAAGATCGCCGACCATATCGGAACGATAGGAATGAACCCCAAGAAAAAGGAGTTCTATCTTACCGATATCGTTGAGATACTCGCTGAAAGCGGCGAGGAGGTGATCTCTGTCAGCTGCCCCGCCGAGGAAGCTATCGGGATAAATACCAGGAAAGACCTGGCGGAGGCGTACATGGTGGCTAACAGCAGAAAGATCCAGGAACTTATGGACTCGGGAGTGACGGTGGTGGACCCGGCGAACACTTATGTCGATGAGAGCGCCGAAGTCGGACCGGATACCGTTATTTTCCCCAACACGGTCATCGAGAACGACGTTAAGATAGCAGGTGATTGCCGAATAGGGCCTTTTGCCAGACTGCGTCCGGGAACCAGCATCAGAGAGCACGCTGAAATAGGCAATTTCGTTGAACTCTGCCGGACAGAAGTGGGAAGGAACACCAAAGTCAAACACCACACGTATCTGGGAGATACGGTGGTCGGGGAGAACGCGAACATCGGTGCCGGGACCATTACGGCGAATTACGACGGGAAGGACAAGTACCGTACGATCATAGAGGATGAGGCTTTTATAGGCGTGGGCGCGGTTTTAATAGCGCCGGTCACTATAGGTAAAGGGGCCAGGGTCGGCGCGGGCAGCGTAGTCACAAAGAACAGGGATGTCCCCGCCGGCGGAACGGTCGTGGGAGTTCCGGCCAGACCTTTCGAACCTAAAAGGAAAGGGTAA
- the ispE gene encoding 4-(cytidine 5'-diphospho)-2-C-methyl-D-erythritol kinase, producing the protein MEIAAPAKINLYLRVIKKLEDGYHQIETIFERISILDRVKAELSSSGTSISCSDENIPTGEESLLGRTVRSFRQRASLQEDFRVHIEKNIPVSAGMGGGSSDAAAVLILLNQLAGAPLGALELAEIGASLGADIPFFLSGYSYARGTGRGDVIEKVEDDRQLWHVVVTPPFGVSTKEVYGKIPAFTLTKNRLVDKMFTAFLRSNNIKGIPENFRNDLQDIVLREFPSLKRVFTALRSAGARGVLLSGSGPTVFGIFDREKADDAARYIRGEFPEDKWRIQTARTY; encoded by the coding sequence ATGGAGATAGCTGCACCTGCCAAGATAAACCTTTATCTGAGAGTTATAAAAAAACTCGAAGACGGATATCACCAGATAGAGACCATTTTCGAGAGGATATCCATACTTGACCGGGTGAAGGCAGAGCTTTCCTCTTCCGGGACATCGATCAGCTGCAGTGATGAAAATATACCCACGGGTGAGGAAAGCCTTCTGGGCAGGACCGTAAGATCTTTCCGGCAGAGGGCTTCCCTTCAGGAAGATTTTCGTGTGCATATCGAGAAGAATATTCCCGTAAGTGCAGGCATGGGCGGGGGTTCCAGTGATGCCGCTGCCGTTCTTATTCTTCTCAACCAGCTGGCGGGCGCTCCCCTTGGCGCGCTGGAACTTGCTGAAATAGGCGCGTCTCTCGGGGCGGATATCCCTTTCTTTTTATCGGGATACAGCTATGCAAGAGGGACCGGACGCGGGGACGTGATCGAAAAGGTGGAGGATGACCGGCAGTTATGGCATGTCGTGGTGACCCCGCCGTTCGGTGTATCCACAAAGGAGGTATACGGCAAGATACCCGCTTTTACCTTGACAAAAAATAGGCTCGTTGATAAAATGTTCACCGCTTTTTTAAGAAGTAATAATATAAAAGGAATCCCGGAAAATTTTCGTAACGATTTACAGGATATAGTATTACGGGAATTTCCTTCATTAAAAAGGGTGTTTACGGCATTACGGTCCGCGGGCGCCAGAGGGGTGCTTTTGTCCGGAAGCGGACCTACTGTTTTTGGTATATTTGACCGGGAAAAGGCGGATGATGCCGCCCGGTATATCCGGGGAGAGTTCCCGGAAGATAAATGGCGGATCCAAACCGCCCGAACGTATTAA
- a CDS encoding transketolase family protein, which produces MAEEKVKREATRDGFGKALMDLAEKNKDIVVLSADLTESCRAHWFRDKYPERFVSHGVAEQDMISAAAGLALSGKVPFACTFGAFASGRAWDQVRVSVAYMNLNVNIAGSHGGISVGGDGATHQALEEIALMRIIPNMTVVVPADSEEAYQATVQAVDVPGPVYIRLGREKVPFLEKTVPFKIGEAPVLTEGDDITIVACGHMVFKALEAAYRLRNKNIQARVINLHTPNPIDRGTLVKAAHETGAVLTVEEHTVYGGMGSAVAEVLVEECPVLMKMMGIKGVFGVSGEPAKLFELFGLTEDDIEREAEALIARKR; this is translated from the coding sequence ATGGCAGAAGAGAAAGTGAAAAGAGAGGCTACCAGGGACGGTTTCGGTAAGGCTTTAATGGACCTGGCGGAGAAGAACAAGGACATTGTCGTGTTGTCTGCGGACTTGACAGAATCCTGCAGGGCTCACTGGTTCAGGGACAAGTATCCTGAAAGGTTCGTAAGTCATGGTGTCGCCGAACAGGACATGATAAGTGCCGCCGCGGGTCTTGCCCTTTCGGGCAAAGTGCCTTTCGCCTGTACGTTCGGCGCTTTCGCGAGCGGAAGGGCCTGGGACCAGGTGAGGGTATCGGTAGCTTACATGAACCTTAACGTGAACATTGCAGGAAGCCACGGAGGTATATCCGTTGGAGGGGACGGGGCGACACACCAGGCTCTGGAAGAGATAGCCCTTATGCGGATCATACCCAACATGACGGTGGTCGTACCCGCCGATTCGGAAGAAGCCTATCAGGCGACGGTACAGGCGGTTGATGTGCCCGGGCCGGTATATATCAGACTGGGCAGGGAGAAAGTACCCTTCCTGGAAAAGACAGTACCCTTCAAAATAGGCGAAGCGCCTGTTCTCACGGAGGGAGATGATATCACCATCGTAGCCTGCGGGCACATGGTGTTCAAGGCCCTGGAAGCGGCTTACCGCCTTAGGAACAAGAACATCCAGGCGAGGGTCATCAACCTTCATACGCCCAACCCAATAGACAGGGGAACCCTGGTCAAGGCGGCCCACGAGACCGGAGCGGTGCTTACCGTTGAAGAACATACCGTATACGGGGGTATGGGCAGCGCCGTGGCCGAGGTCCTCGTCGAGGAATGCCCGGTATTGATGAAAATGATGGGCATAAAAGGGGTTTTCGGTGTCAGCGGAGAACCCGCGAAGCTTTTCGAGCTTTTCGGCCTTACCGAGGACGATATAGAGCGGGAAGCGGAAGCTTTGATCGCGAGGAAGCGGTAA